The following proteins are encoded in a genomic region of Streptomyces lunaelactis:
- a CDS encoding universal stress protein, with amino-acid sequence MSRTVTVGLDGSNESLAAAEWAAREARLRGLPLRLVNVREPQPYIQAPLLGGETPQHWAERIPREAADELRLRHPDVEITADQVAGRPGTVLPDEARGAELLVLGSRGLSGVAGFMVGSVGMATVAHTERPVVLVRAEEKTEDERAPGPTANRPVVLGLDTEHPDDSVIEFAFDAAARRATALHVVHGWNLPPYFAYGLPADPRMNAQLAAQEADSLAETLRPWRQKFPAVEVIERSRSGKPANHLVDASRDASLVVVGRRTRRSPLGAHIGPVTHAVLHHATSPVAVVPHD; translated from the coding sequence ATGTCCCGCACCGTCACCGTCGGCCTGGACGGCTCGAACGAGAGCCTGGCCGCCGCCGAATGGGCCGCCCGCGAAGCGCGGCTGCGCGGACTGCCACTGCGGCTCGTCAACGTCCGGGAACCGCAGCCCTACATTCAGGCTCCGCTCCTGGGCGGCGAGACGCCGCAGCACTGGGCGGAGCGCATTCCCCGCGAGGCGGCCGACGAGCTGCGGCTCCGTCACCCCGACGTGGAGATCACCGCGGATCAGGTCGCCGGCCGGCCCGGTACCGTCCTGCCCGACGAGGCCCGGGGCGCCGAGCTGCTGGTCCTGGGCTCCCGTGGCCTGAGCGGCGTCGCCGGATTCATGGTCGGGTCCGTCGGCATGGCAACCGTGGCCCACACGGAGCGGCCCGTCGTCCTCGTACGGGCAGAGGAGAAGACCGAGGACGAGCGCGCGCCCGGTCCCACCGCGAACCGGCCCGTTGTGCTGGGCCTCGACACCGAGCACCCGGACGACTCCGTGATCGAGTTCGCCTTCGACGCGGCTGCGCGCCGTGCCACCGCCCTGCACGTCGTCCACGGCTGGAACTTGCCGCCCTACTTCGCATACGGACTTCCTGCCGACCCAAGGATGAACGCCCAACTGGCCGCCCAGGAGGCGGACTCCCTGGCCGAGACGCTGCGCCCCTGGCGGCAGAAGTTCCCCGCCGTCGAGGTCATCGAGCGGTCGCGATCGGGCAAACCCGCCAACCACCTGGTGGACGCCTCCCGAGACGCGTCCCTGGTCGTCGTCGGCCGCCGTACTCGCCGTTCGCCGCTCGGCGCCCACATCGGGCCCGTCACACATGCCGTGCTGCACCACGCCACCTCGCCCGTTGCGGTGGTCCCCCACGACTGA
- a CDS encoding universal stress protein, with product MELPIVVGVDGSESSLRAVDWAADEAALHGVPLRLVNASMWERYEGAALAQELGRPTERVMAENIVGTAAERARRRDPDLKIQTDILPEDTVSALLSEGRNASALVTGSHGRSGLAEMLLGSVSLAVAARANCPVFVIRGNHDPQSGTHRRIVLGVDEPPEGSAAVRFAFREAERRRAALHAIRAWRRPAHEAVDHPLVAKDAARYHESQAAEILEAALREAVADHPTVELHRATAEGPARMVLMNASAAADLLVVGAQRRRGHFGLQLGRVAHAVLHHSVCPVAVVPQRA from the coding sequence ATGGAGCTGCCCATCGTCGTAGGCGTGGACGGATCCGAGTCCAGCCTGCGGGCCGTTGACTGGGCGGCCGACGAGGCGGCCCTGCACGGTGTGCCGCTGCGCCTGGTGAACGCGTCGATGTGGGAACGGTACGAAGGGGCCGCGCTCGCACAGGAGTTGGGACGCCCCACGGAGCGGGTCATGGCCGAGAACATCGTCGGTACCGCCGCGGAACGCGCCCGCCGCCGCGACCCGGACCTCAAGATCCAGACGGACATCCTGCCCGAGGACACGGTGAGCGCCCTGCTGAGCGAGGGCCGCAACGCCTCCGCCCTCGTCACCGGCTCGCACGGTCGCAGCGGACTCGCCGAGATGCTGCTCGGCTCGGTCAGCCTGGCAGTCGCCGCCCGCGCCAACTGCCCGGTGTTCGTCATTCGCGGCAACCACGACCCGCAGAGCGGCACGCACCGGCGGATCGTCCTCGGCGTCGATGAACCCCCGGAGGGCTCGGCCGCCGTGCGTTTCGCGTTCCGCGAGGCGGAGAGGCGCCGGGCCGCCCTGCACGCCATCCGGGCGTGGCGCCGCCCCGCGCACGAGGCGGTCGACCATCCTCTGGTCGCCAAAGACGCCGCCCGTTACCACGAAAGCCAGGCCGCGGAGATCCTCGAAGCGGCGCTACGTGAAGCCGTAGCGGACCACCCCACCGTGGAGCTGCACCGGGCAACGGCCGAGGGCCCCGCCCGCATGGTGCTCATGAACGCCTCGGCCGCGGCAGATCTGCTGGTTGTCGGCGCCCAGCGGCGGCGCGGGCACTTTGGACTCCAGCTCGGCCGGGTCGCCCACGCGGTGCTGCACCACTCCGTGTGCCCCGTGGCCGTCGTACCGCAACGGGCGTGA
- a CDS encoding HAD family hydrolase, translating into MNPTQPNTAMPRALRGMAAVVLDTDGVITDSARLHAAAWKRAFDDYLRNHPPADPAQRHPFDVREDYLRYVDGKSRMDGAAAFLESRGLRLPDAELQAVAGSKERLFTARLREHGVNAYRGTVRLLHALRSARVPLAAASASRHARELLEHAGVLDLFDALVDGGEAARLHLPGKPDPALFLEAARRLGVPASRTAVVEDALAGVEAGRRGGFGLVVGVDRARTPQTRAELLRHGADVVVRDLAELLTDSDCQKG; encoded by the coding sequence ATGAATCCGACACAGCCCAACACAGCCATGCCCCGCGCGCTGCGGGGTATGGCGGCCGTGGTCCTCGACACCGACGGAGTGATCACCGACTCCGCGCGGTTGCACGCCGCCGCCTGGAAGAGGGCCTTTGACGATTACCTGCGCAATCACCCGCCCGCCGATCCCGCCCAGCGGCACCCCTTCGACGTGCGGGAGGACTATCTGCGGTACGTCGACGGCAAGTCACGGATGGACGGTGCCGCGGCCTTCCTGGAGTCCCGGGGGCTGCGGCTGCCCGACGCGGAGCTGCAGGCCGTCGCCGGGAGCAAGGAGCGGTTGTTCACCGCACGGTTGCGGGAACACGGCGTCAACGCCTACAGGGGCACGGTCCGGCTGCTGCACGCCCTGCGCTCCGCCCGCGTACCCCTGGCCGCCGCCTCCGCCTCCCGGCACGCCCGCGAACTCCTCGAACACGCGGGAGTGCTGGACCTCTTCGATGCCCTGGTGGACGGCGGGGAAGCGGCACGCCTGCACTTGCCCGGCAAACCCGATCCCGCGCTGTTCCTGGAGGCGGCCCGCCGCCTTGGTGTCCCAGCCTCCCGTACCGCTGTCGTCGAGGACGCTCTGGCCGGAGTCGAGGCCGGGCGCCGCGGTGGCTTCGGCCTGGTGGTCGGCGTGGACCGGGCGCGTACGCCACAGACGCGTGCTGAACTGCTCAGGCACGGCGCGGATGTGGTGGTCCGCGACCTCGCGGAACTTCTCACCGACAGCGACTGCCAAAAGGGTTGA